Proteins from a single region of Mytilus trossulus isolate FHL-02 chromosome 2, PNRI_Mtr1.1.1.hap1, whole genome shotgun sequence:
- the LOC134705811 gene encoding uncharacterized protein LOC134705811, translating into MSNKEIAGIPIFSFVSFILTIVAFVVDLIGFAAPYWYYIKISGTSYYGGIWLNCQSSSETNCNTYVNTETWLEAAQGMEVLGFLCLLAALVTVIVKLFVVKDKPVLKWVVVGCLVVGAVLILIGVCLFAGKSVDVITENLHFAFAFAIIGAMLAIAAAVLLCLDKSS; encoded by the exons atgtcaaacaagGAAATAGCTGGAATTcctattttttcttttgtttcgttTATTTTGACAATTGTGGCATTTGTTGTCGACTTGATTGGATTTGCTGCCCCATATTGGTACTATATAAAGATTTCAGGGACGTCTTATTACGGAGGAATATGGCTTAACTGCCAGTCATCATCTGAAACCAACTGTAACACTTATGTCAATACTGAAA CATGGTTGGAGGCAGCTCAAGGTATGGAGGTTCTAGGGTTTTTATGTCTACTGGCAGCCCTTGTCACAGTAATCGTCAAGTTATTCGTCGTTAAAGACAAACCTGTCTTAAAATGGGTCGTCGTAGGATGTTTGGTTGTTGGAG CTGTGCTTATCCTGATTGGAGTGTGTTTATTTGCTGGTAAATCAGTTGATGTGATAACAGAAAATCTTCATTTTGCTTTTGCCTTTGCTATAATAGGAGCAATGTTGGCAATTGCAGCAGCTGTGTTGTTATGCTTAGACAAATCATCctga
- the LOC134707422 gene encoding uncharacterized protein LOC134707422, whose protein sequence is MFRRCVSKSLILNNTKLLALKIKRGIYTITKVTPDYAEITTKGIPYGFDNRTGKWGIWNLSLFLDGAEFKARQSDVFMNIPDTDNNMCKPSTFIMLKMILNYINPKVYQFDYLDPINLTVTKYLCEPGASTHSTVTKLIHTDTGELLVERLAKLCRVDNETHRPVKWSPQFHQMFSHLKDRGMPEVLKKTSAPIPTLPSDCFKWNFKPRYSDMDVKMHANQSMYIKSCIDCATDASINGQLDQFNGDIIWYPVKYLSINYIAETFVNDELTVNMWQYDKDVSILYFSVWSDALKKIVTFIEMKFDLNKIK, encoded by the exons ATGTTTAGGCGATGTGTTAGCAAATCCTTAATATTGAACAACACTAAACTTTTG GCATTGAAGATTAAGAGAGGTATATACACCATAACCAAGGTTACACCAGACTACGCAGAAATAACAACAAAAGGCATACCTTACGGCTTTGATAACAGAACAG GAAAATGGGGTATATGgaatttgtcattatttttagaCGGAGCAGAATTTAAAGCCAGGCAGTCAGATGTATTCATGAATATTCCTGATACTGACAATAATATGTGTAAACCATCGACATTCATCATgctaaaaatgattttaaattatattaaccCAAAGGTATACCAGTTCGACTACCTTGATCCAATAAATTTGAcagtaacaaaatatttgtgCGAACCAGGTGCCAGTACACACAGCACAGTCACAAAACTTATACACACTGACACGGGAGAACTTTTGGTAGAAAGGCTGGCAAAACTTTGTAGGGTTGACAATGAAACACACAGACCAGTGAAATGGTCTCCGCAATTTCACCAAATGTTTTCACATTTAAAAGATCGAGGAATGCCCGAAGTATTGAAGAAAACTAGTGCTCCAATCCCGACACTACCGTCTGATTGCTTTAAATGGAACTTCAAGCCCCGATATAGTGATATGGATGTCAAAATGCATGCTAACCAATCAATGTACATCAAATCTTGTATAGACTGTGCAACTGATGCGTCCATAAATGGTCAACTCGATCAATTTAACGGCGATATTATTTGGTATCCAGTGAAATATCTGAGTATAAATTATATAGCAGAAACGTTTGTGAATGATGAACTGACTGTCAATATGTGGCAATATGACAAAGACGTTTCAATATTATACTTTTCAGTGTGGAGTGATGCGTTAAAAAAGATAGTAACATTCATTGAGATGAAATTTGAtctgaacaaaataaaataa